A stretch of Caenorhabditis elegans chromosome IV DNA encodes these proteins:
- the Y38H8A.1 gene encoding Glycoprotein (Confirmed by transcript evidence): protein MHHFIHSVLVVMFLNSFVLFVAACMKTIPTEAASISAQLDNVPLRRMPVLNAQDDYSSHIQQFRQAKTFPSPQPTEPLATVDSAAASAASASTTDKTVDPPRISNREPSHAKTFAVKTDTRSEKSKIEEKTSRDEGSNNVHNDRDLFEALQVEKPDICGSCPPIWMKNTAEMKDICSNHESVSAFFSMTMDRRDAQNVVDSSDVKECTRTIVCSEPHMLVKWHESELCDVHAPSTGSLISDISNTFIYKCNGTQWTLHGFPLSSVVCAVGAS, encoded by the exons ATGCATCATTTTATTCACTCGGTTCTTGTCGTGATGTTCCTCAACTCATTCGTCCTATTTGTTGCGGCGTGTATGAAGACGATTCCAACTGAGGCGGCGAGTATTTCTGCACAGTTGGACAACGTTCCGTTACGAAGAATGCCAGTGCTGAATGCACAAGATGACTATTCGTCTCATATCCAACAATTCCGTCAGGCTAAAACGTTCCCGTCACCACAGCCTACTGAACCACTGGCAACGGTGGATTCGGCAGCTGCATCGGCAGCTTCAGCTTCAACTACAGACAAGACTGTTGACCCGCCAAGAATATCCAACAGAGAACCGTCTCATGCTAAGACTTTCGCGGTGAAAACAGACACAAGgagtgaaaaatccaaaattgaaGAGAAGACAAGCCGAGACGAAGGGAGCAATAATGTGCACAATGATCGCGATTTGTTCGAAGCACTTCAAGTTGAGAAACCAG acatTTGTGGCTCTTGTCCGCCAATTTGGATGAAAAACACTGCAGAAATGAAGGATATCTGTTCGAATCACGAGTCCGTCTCCGCGTTCTTTTCTATGACAATGGACAGGAGAGATGCACAGAATGTGGTGGATAGTAGTGATGTGAAGGAATGCACAAGGACAATTGTATGCTCAGAGCCTCATATGCTTgttaa atggCACGAATCCGAACTCTGCGACGTACATGCTCCATCAACCGGATCTCTGATTTCTGATATTTCGAATACTTTCATTTACAAGTGCAATGGAACCCAATGGACATTACACGGTTTCCCACTTTCCAGTGTTGTTTGTGCAGTTGGAGCGAGCTAA